The sequence GGTCTTTCAAGTCTTGTTTAGAAATTGAATTTATTTTGGGAAGAATTAAGAGCTTAAATCATTTAAGGGACCAGCAAATCTTTTAAGGGCTTCAGCATGGtgtaccttttctttttttctctataaaattgtttaaaacaaaaataaatacaccaAGCTAATAACATTGTTAAATAGAATGTTACATCTTTAAGTTATCCCTTAATATTATGCCGTAACAAACATTTTGACCAGGCTTGCTCATACCTTTGAATGACTCTGTATGTTGGGAATGTATGGCAGTGTTTGACACCCTTTTCTGTTCTAATTCTACAGGCAGTCCCACCAGATGGCGTGGTGGTGGTTCGAAAAAGAGGAAGACCACCTGGTAAAAGGAATACTAAAGTCCTGCCTAGGGGCAGAGTTGGAAGACCACCTTTAATTGCAAAACCCAGCAAGGAGCTGGTAGCAATTAAAGAAGCAACCATGCCTGTTTTCCAGCAGATAAGGGTTTCTCATCCACCAACACTAATCGCTCAGATTCTGCCCCACCATCCTAAAGTGAACCAACAAGTGAAGATAGAGCATGGACCTTCAGCACCTTCTTCACTGTCTGCTCAGCCTCAGCATAAGCTTCAAATTGGGGGCTCTTTAGAACGGTTCAGCCCCACTAAAGGCATGTGTCCTTTGGGTCTCTTAAAGGCTCGTTTAGACCTCAATGGAGTTGGTGGTCCGGAGAGAACTGCTCAAGACCCTTCGATCCCCCATCAGACAGCTCTGCTCAGCCAAACCAAGGCAAGCAGTCCTCAGACGCCAGAGAATTTCCAGCACCAGTGTTCAGGGTGTGGTTTGGACAATATATCCTGGACTGCAGGCCCCAAAGATGGCCAGACAACCAGACCACCCCTTCCTCCTCTTAAGATTCTCCCATTGGACATTGACTGTAGTTTGCAGCTGCGCCAACTTATGCGGACGCGCTTAAACTCGGCACACATGAATTCATTCACCAAACGCCTTTCCGAAGCTCTGGCCCAGGACCTCAGCAAGAGCTACCAACCCAACGGCCATGCCTTGCCTGTTGCTCAGGACCAGGCCATCCCGCTCAACCTCAGCAAGAAACCCACCACCAAGAGATCTTCTGATGACATGGAGGTCAGGGATTCGCAGCACCAAAACTGTGGAGATTTGCAGGCCAAGAAGGTGAAGATGGAACCTGAAGATGACTGTTTGGCTCTGAAATGGAATAGAAGCTTGTCGGACGCTCCACTGGTCCAGGAAGAGCCGGCCGACCTGAGTTCACCACGGAGAGTTAGGGCTGTTCTACCGAGCAGGACTAGCTTAGCCTTGGCTGGCTCTGCAGCTACTTACATACCTCCAAATGCTAACCTTGTCATCGCTTCAGGCAATGTTTTCCCCTCCAGCATGTTCTCTTTATCTGTTCCCACTTTGAAAAAGGAGAACGAAGTGATTCCAGTGGATCTGAAATTGGGGGCAGCCCCTGTATGGAAAACAGAACTTAAGGTAACGCCTGTTTGCCAGAATTGTGAACCTAAGAGTGAGCAAATCTCCCAGTCTTTGCCTTACGAGGACTCCAAACTGCAGGACTTTAAAGTTCCCTCTCTTCAAGGGCTTTCTAGCTCGGACTTATCCAAACCATCGCAAAGCTGTTGAAAGGCAGGCATGAGAACATACATGTCTGTCTAGAAATGTCTCTCTGGTAACACTTGTCGTCTCCCCATCACTCCTTAATCCTCATCACATACACAGACAAACAGCAATATTATGACAACCTCCTTGTTTGTATACTACCTGTCTTTCTTGTCAGCTTCAGGTTCTCTGCATACATGtattatcctcttttcaccctgttttttaatggtcaggaccccacaagaccaccacagagccgTTGTGCCTGTATACGTGGATCAAAcgtagcagtgctgctggagttttaaactccatttttatatagatatatgtgtcaccccttttttcgagctgctgccgacgCAGGATTGCCTGAGCGGCTAacgtgtttggaggaaagcgcagcgtctaggttccgatacatccgctcacagatgcctcgtgccgcCTTTGAGCATGATGGGGAGAAAGTGTCAttccccccaacccccccacccacccaGGGGGAGTAAGACAAATTTTGCTTTCTCTAGGTGCTGGCAAAACACCAAATTTTTTACCATCTCACTGCTGGATTGAAAAA comes from Astyanax mexicanus isolate ESR-SI-001 chromosome 17, AstMex3_surface, whole genome shotgun sequence and encodes:
- the zgc:77151 gene encoding AT-rich interactive domain-containing protein 5B — protein: MEQNTIQWVGPPCCRRGTFAFYKSVCHKPEAGAPVKAWTLGEFYYVRCGPQEPICIAEVTLLWEDQKQGHLLASSRLYFLPEDTPKGRTGEHGEDEVLGLARKVIIRVEDLVNWTCLETPLWKGSCQKSNGNHIPDRPLSEPQEVKTEDASPAKQQRVKVLSYPQYCRFRSLQKRTQNQTGSSGLQESHLLALGGLKLALDNTRVMYCRDIFNHPTIGTSPSLIAQFGCTSLSLKGRPRKRKGRDGSVSEQNFSQSDSWGEKMKEHLMGDMEMAWEGCYLPHPEEQLFLDRLFVFMERRGSPISKVPNLGFKKINLFRMYSVVKKLGGYDTVTSRRLWKTVYNELGGSPGSTSAATCTRRHYEKLMLPYERHIKGGNPELSKPKATVTSAAAIKKPVRGKAAQGTTKKNKVTSQAIPPDGVVVVRKRGRPPGKRNTKVLPRGRVGRPPLIAKPSKELVAIKEATMPVFQQIRVSHPPTLIAQILPHHPKVNQQVKIEHGPSAPSSLSAQPQHKLQIGGSLERFSPTKGMCPLGLLKARLDLNGVGGPERTAQDPSIPHQTALLSQTKASSPQTPENFQHQCSGCGLDNISWTAGPKDGQTTRPPLPPLKILPLDIDCSLQLRQLMRTRLNSAHMNSFTKRLSEALAQDLSKSYQPNGHALPVAQDQAIPLNLSKKPTTKRSSDDMEVRDSQHQNCGDLQAKKVKMEPEDDCLALKWNRSLSDAPLVQEEPADLSSPRRVRAVLPSRTSLALAGSAATYIPPNANLVIASGNVFPSSMFSLSVPTLKKENEVIPVDLKLGAAPVWKTELKVTPVCQNCEPKSEQISQSLPYEDSKLQDFKVPSLQGLSSSDLSKPSQSC